Part of the Lolium rigidum isolate FL_2022 chromosome 6, APGP_CSIRO_Lrig_0.1, whole genome shotgun sequence genome, gtctttagtcctggttggtgtctccaaccgagACTAAGGGGTagacatttagtcccggttggggttaACAATTGGGACAAAAGAGGCTCGCATCGGCGGGGCCTGCCGCAACCCTTTAAGTCTCGATTGATGTCTCCGACCGAAACTAAAACCATATGACGTTCCTAGCCGTTGGAACTGGAACTAGTGTCACATTAGTCCGAGTTTAAAACATAACCAAGACTAATGCTCCAGGCAGCTCCGAACAAAGAAAACCTGGTTTCTACTAGTGCCTATTGTCATGGCAGGCCTATCTTTATTCCTGCACCACCTTGCTTGAGCCTTTGCGTGATCAAATATACGAAATCCACGGTAAAAATTGAATTTGTAAACTCTTTGAATCAGATCGGACACCACAAAAGCCGCGTCGCAATTACTATGGACGCCTCTAGGCTCAGAGCCCTCCCTCCCCATACCATAATCAGGGAGAGAGAAAACTATCCCCAATCCCCCCTACCAAAAGGTCGGTAACTATTTGTCTATTTCGACCGCGCATACCAAAAATATACACGCGCCTTTGCACGGATTTACCTTCCGTCAAAATAGAAAGAAGGGGCAACCGCGTTCAACCGGACGCGAAATCGAGCACGCAGCCTTGCGACGCACGGTTTtatgaaatactccctccgttctgaaatgtaAGACGTTCTGGAATTTTTCCGACCAGGTGAAAACCAGTGAATTTCCCAATCTACCCTCAGCTAAATTTGAGATCTGCTCGTCGTGCTCCtccgtcctcctccacgccccaACGATTCCCCGTGCTGCTCCTGTCCTCCTCCGCGCCCCAGCGCCTCCCCGTTCTCCTCCGCCCCAGCGCCTCCCGGTGCTCCTCCGTCCCCAGCGCCTCCCGGTGCTCCTCCATCCCCAGCGCCTCCCCGTGATCCTCCGCCCCCAGCACCTCCCCGGGCTCCTCCGCTCCAGCACCTGACGAGACTCCTCCGCTCCAATGACCTCGTGCTCGTTCGCCCCAGCACCTCCCCGTGCTCGTCCTCTCTAGCATCTGACGGGACTCCTCCGCCTCAACAGCTCGCCGTTGTTCTCTGCCGCAGCAGCTCCTCTGCCTCCAGCACATCGCCATGACCCACTGCCCCAGCAGCTTATGTGCCCCCAGCACGTCGCTCCTCCACCATCTTTGCAAAAGGAAGCATAACTTTGTTCAGTGCCACTGGAAAAAAATTATTTGAGCCTGAAATAGAGAGAAGCCTGCCTAACCTGACAATGATTGCCTCCAAAGCTCCATGAACAATGGAGGAGCCTATAAGGGTCGATGATTGGCTATGTTGCTCTCCCTCTGATGGAGCACGGCGGCGACTGTGGCGTGGTCGCTGAGGACATGGAAGACGTCCGCATGGTCGCAGATAATGCGGATGACGATCTCCTCCGCACCAATCACCATCGAAGAGCAGATAGAGCACTCCCGCTCGCATATCGAGCAGATAGGTTACTGACAACAACCTGAAAATCAGTAAAAATCCATTGGGCTATAAATTTGAAAAGGAGAAGTTCCCAACTAGCAATGGAAATCCTGTAATATACCATGAGACCTCACTTACTCTGAAAATAACCTTAAAGAACATGTGTCAGTGCAGAAAGAAAACACATCTCCAGCCAATGCCAAACTTGCCCAAGATCAAACCCCTGTATACAAACAGGTCATATATCTACATAATAGACACCACCAGAAGAACTAAGTGTTGTTGTCCTGACCAAATTTCATGATCTTTATAAGTAAACAGTTACACCAAGCGAAACATATACTCCAATTAATAAAACACTCCAGGTTTAGAtacactctttttttttttgcgggtaagctCTAGCCTCTAACTCTAATTGTCTACTCCAGGTTTTACACTAGTGAGGCGAGGTACTGAGGTGATGGGTCATGTATCAATGACAGGCACCATCAACTAACCCAGGTTTTATGAAGTTGTAGCTCACACTTCAATAACAAAAGATTTAGATTGCTAACAGATTTATCCCATTTTCATGGAGCAATatattttttattaattttacaTTCTAGTGGTACAGAGGAAACAAAGACTTACAAGCAGTAGTAAATATGAGTGAAGTTACCATTAGTAACCACTAATAACACTACTGCTTTCTTTCTAGTGGCCTTGTTATGTGCCTGGCAGTATAAAACATGCAGTTCAAAGCACCACACTGCCTAACCGTGATATATTCACATGAATCACTAGCGTGACAGGTAGGAGACTTAACTGTTCAAGCATACATACATGTACACAATACAAGAGGTGACAGGTTAGGTACGATATGCACAAAAATAGAACAGGGCAAAGACCTCTATCTTTTCTTGGTTCATCTTGTGCCATATTGGCCATCAGGTAACAGAACATTAGTTTTCTGAATGTCCTAGAAGAATCTGTTCATGTTTGTAACAAACCACTTGCTTCCAACAATGTTTTCTTTTTGCGGGTATTGCTTCCAACAATGTTAATCACTTAATCTAATGATCTGCTAATTTTAATGGCCTGAACTGACATGAACAATGGCATTCTATTCATTAGAACAGAGGTTGTAAAATAAAAGACAGTGATCATCAGACCGATCCTGCTAAGAACTGTGATCATAATATCCTAACAGAACTTGCAGAGAGATGGAATTACTGTACTTTGTTGCAGTGGGGAATGAGTTCTTgcagagccctcatcttctcgttGATCCTGTCCCTCCTCCTCTGCATCCGTCAGATGATCCAAGCCTGTTAACACTCAGCAATGGCTGACAGAACAAGAATATTCCAAAGAAGACCAAAGTATACCCTctccgagaggttgtgcacttgggCTTCACGCCGCCGTTTGCCTGTGGAAGAAGGCTCACGCTTCGTCACAGCAGCCGAGTGAGCAGACTCATACTCCACGGCCCGCATAACCTCGTTGGGGCTCCCGGTGGCGTATCTCTGCTTCCGCTTGCATTTGGCAGAAGATCTCCGAGAAGAGCACCATCTCGGTGAGATGTCGTCGACCACGAAGGCTGCCTCGAGTTCCCGCACCGGCTGTTGGACGACCACAACAGTTTGACGAGACCGTCGTCTTGGGCGCTGCAGCAACGCACAACAGTGATTCTCAGAATCAGATTAATTGACTGGTcaagaagaaaagaaggaagaTGAATCAGGAGGTGTACGAACCAAGAGTTCGACGCGGCTCCTGGCGGCTCCCACCAGAGAAGTCCACCGCCATCTCTCACGGTGATCCGCGAACCCAGccaaatcgtcgccggagcacgcGATCTTCAGCACACAGAGTCCAGACCCGTGCCAGCAGCTTTCCTGCgaaccgcgccgcgccgcgccgctccCTTCCCCTCCTCGTCGCAATGGCCGCGCCTCCCCAgcccacgcccgccgccgccgcgttccGGCTCGGCTTCGTCGGGGCCGGCAACCTGGCCGAGAGCATCGCCCGGGGCGTGGCGGCGTCGGGCGTCCTCCCGGCCTCCGCCATCCGCACCGCGCCCCACCGCCGCCCCGACCTCGGCGCCCTCTTGCCTAGCAGCAACTCGAGCACGCAGATCTAACGCCTCCTCTCCCAACAGCTCGTCACCGGCTCGTGAAAATGCGACCTTTGACCTCCGACCATTTGCGTCGTCGCGGGCGAGATCCGAGAGTATACAGGGTGGCGGGGAGCAAGGCGGCGCTTGGAAAAGTTCAGGAAGATGCCGGCGGCGCTGGGGCgcgagaggaagacgacgccGGCGGTGGGGCGCGACATGGAGGTGGCCGCGGCGACCTGGAGGAGCGAAGGGAGGAGAGCAGGACCGAGGAGCGTATCCATGAGAGTGGGAACAGGCGTCCGTGCGCGACGCGATAAGGGGCAAAACGGGAAACTCACATTATTCCATAGCGTGAAAAAAAGTGAACGTGGAATCCCCAACGTCTtacatttcagaacggagggagtactcttctccttcctctcgcGCGCGCCAATTCTTGGTAAGTCTATTTATACCGGCTACAGTGCATCGCGTTGAGGCACAAAGCAGAAGGAGCAAGAACCGACCAGCCACGAAACGAACCTGcaacaccctccgccgccgccagattTTCTTCCCTCGATCGCTTTGGATCGGTCGCGACGATGGTGCATCCGCGCGGCACACCGAGCACGGGCCGGCACCGCATCGAGATGGCCCTCAGGGTGGACAAGAACAGCCGCCAGGTCACCTTCTCCAAGCGCCGCTCCGGGCTCTTCAAGAAGTGCTCCGAGCTCGCCCTCCTCTGCGGCACCCACCTCGCCGTCATCGTCTTCTCCGAGGCCGGCAACGTGTtcgccctcggcagcccctccgtCGACGCCGTCCTGCGCCGCTACGTGCCCCTCCCCGCCGGCGCCCCTGTCCCTGCTGCCGCTAACGACGCCGGTGTTGATGAGGATGATGACCGTGAGGCGCTGGAAAAGATGTGCCAGGCGAAAGAGGCGACCGCGAAGCAGTTAGCGTCACAGATCGAGCGGATGAACTTGATCGGGTACAAGGTGATCGAGGCCCAGGGTGAGCGGAGGTTCTGGTGGGAGGCCGACGTGGAGGCGCTCGGGGAGGCAGAGCTGCCGGAGTTCGCCAGGTCGCTCGAGCGACTCAGGGACAACGTGCGCCGGCACGCCGACAAGCTGCCGCGGCCCGCCGCCGCGCTTGTACCAGCACAAGCACCTGCCATGGCAGCCGTCGCTCCCGCCGGGGATGCCGCTTCTTATTATTTGGCTTACTAGGCTTGATCTGCTTGCTTAATTTATGCTGTTAGTGTTAGCTTCTTTTTTTACGAATGGTTATGGTGCCTTGATACTGTACTTTAATTTGTTAGCACGAGCTTATCTGATGTTTATAGTAAGAAAAGAATTTATCTGCTACTGCACCCTGTACGATTGTTATCGAAGGGGTGAAATCCCTCAATCCTAGTATTACTCCTTTCACTTGCTAATTGTACTGCTTAATATTTTCTTTTCCAGCGAAATTGGCCTAATTCGTTCTGTCGCTTTCTAGTCAGCAGCACATCACAACTCTAGCATATCCCGATTATCCAAATTTGGATATCTCGGATTTCGGGTGCTAGACATGAAATATCCGGTACCAGTCGTGGGAGTTTTTCACAACATAGTTCATCATCAACATAATTTACATACATCAAGTTCATCATTAACAGTAATTTAGTATCATCTAGACCTAGATAAGCACGACCTAGATCTAACCCGAAGACAACGTGAAGGCATCAGCGGTACTTCACCAGTGACCAAAAGGCGGTGGCGCTCAACAAAAGACGCGGCATCGGCGACGCTTATCTACGCGCCGAGATGCAGAGGCATCGACGCCTTACTCATCCTCGTCAAAGGAGGAGTCTACCATGTATTCATGTTGCACGTCATCGACGCACCACGCCGCGCGGTTTGCTTTGAGGCGAAGAGACCCGCCTCGAGCTGGTCCGTGTCGTACACCTCGAGATGTTGGTGGTGCAGATCTGCGCATGTGGTCGTGCGCACTGAGCGGGTGAGGAGCCGGCGGAGCATGGCCTCCTCCGGCGCGGGCTCGggcacggcctcctcctcctcagagtAGGTTTAGTACTCATGGCTGCTTGGCGGCTATTTGGTGGTGAGCTTGGAAACAATCGGGTCTAATCTCAAGTTTCTTCCCCAATTCCCTTCCACGTGAGTTGATCTCTCTAGCTATAGTGGTCAATTTCGGTCCTCTTGTCCGGATAGTATTTTCTCGTGGTGTTGGCTGCTGGTGGTAAGGTGCGCTTATGGTCGTCCAGGAGGCGAGCACTTGGTGGGTGAAAGATCGGCAACGACAACATGATAGGGGCATAGATGTAATGTTTGAGAACTTTGAGATTGGAGTACAATCTTGTTCTAGAAAAGAAGGAAGTCGATCTAGTAGAGAGCATACGGTGGCTAGATGTGGTAAGAGTTAATTGGTCAAAAAAAACTTTAGCCTTGAGGCTTTCTTTCAGCAgatgcattagagcatctccagttgcgaCCCCCAAAGGGTCCCCAAAAGGAattggggcacgccggacactTAACCTCTCCCAATCGCGCGCTCCAAAGGTcgcttcggtccggacgtgcACCAAATATTGCCCGACATCCCCAGCTCATCCCCAGTGTATAAAGGCTCTATCAGATACGCCGGACACGATGTTTACACTTGCTTTTTTTGAGGTCACGTTTGGGAGATGCGGCTAGGAACgggggccccccccccccccctgatacgtctccgacgtatcgataatttcttatgttccatgccacattattgatgatatctacatgttttatgcatactttatgtcatatttatgcattttccggcactaacctattaacgagatgccgaagagccggttgttgttttctgctgtttttggtttcgaaatcctagtaaggaaatattctcggaattggacgaaatcaacgcccaggggcctattttgccacgaagcttccagaagaccgaaagggaaacgaattgaggcgacgaggcggcgacacgccagggcggtgcggcccacctcctggccgcgcggcccacctcctggccgcgcggccctgttgtgtggggccctcgtgacgccccttgacctgcccttccgcctacttaaagcctccgtcgcgaaacccccagtaccgagagccacgatacggaaaaccttccagagacgccgccgccgccaatcccatctcggggattcaggagatcgcctccggcaccctgccggagaggggaatcatctcccggaggactcttcaccgccatggtcgcctccggatgaaggagatatgccctagaggcaataataaaagtggttattatttatatctctatgtttatgataaatgtttatatgtcatgctataattgtattaaccgaaacattagtacatgtgtgatatgtagacaacaagaagtccctagtatgcctcttaaactagcttgttgattaatggatgattagtttcataatcatgaacattggatgttattaataacaaggttatatcattatatgaatgatgtaatggacacacccaattaagcgtagcataagatctcgtcattaagttatttgctataagctttcaatacatagttacctagtccttatgaccatgagatcatgtaaatcacttataccggaaaggtactttgattacaccaaacaccactgcgtaaatgggtggctataaaggtgggattaagtatccggaaagtatgagttgaggcatatggatcaacgagtgggatttgtccatcccgatgacggatagatatactccgggccctctcggtggaatgtcgtctaatgtcttgcaagcatatgaataagttcataagagaccacataccacggtacgagtaaagagtacttgtcgggagacgaggttgaacaaggtatagagtgataccgaagatcaaacctcggacaagtaaaatatcgcgtgacaaaaggaattggtatcgtatgtgaatggttcattcgatcactaaagtcatcgttgaatatgcgggagccattatggatctccagatcccgctattggttattggtcggagtgagtactcaaccatgtccgcatagttcacgaaccgtagggtgacacacttaaagttggatgttgaaatggtagttcttgaatatggaatggagttggaatatttgttcgaagtcccggatgtgatcccggacatcacgaggagttccggaatggtccggagaataagattcatatataggatgtcattttatgtgaataaaatgtcgcggaaggttctatggaaggttctagaaggttctagaaaagtccggaagaaaccaccaaggaaggtggagtccacatgggactccacctccatggccggccaaccctagtgggggaggagtcccaagtggactccccttagggggccggccaccccccacatgggaggtggaactcccaccttggtgggagtcctagcttggctaggtttcccctcctatggaaggtttttggttcgggtcttattcgaagacttggacaccacctcttggggttccacctatataatgagggccaaaggggaggggccggccacctcaaacaccaccaaggtggccgcacccctatagtggccggcgccccctctccccaaaccctagccgccccgctcctccacttcccgcacgcttagcgaagctccgccggacttctccaccaccaccgacaccacgccgtcgtgctgtcggattcaagaggagctactacttccgctgcccgccggaacggggaggtggacgtcgtcttcatcaacaaccgaacgtgtgaccgagtacggaggtgctgcccgttcgtggcgccggaaccgatcgtgatcaagatcttctacgcgcttttgcaagcggcaagtgaacgtctaccgcagcaacaagagcctcatcttgtaggctttggaatctcttcaagggtgagactcgataccccctcgttgctaccgtcttctagattgcatcttggcttggattgcgtgttcgcggtaggaaaatttttgttttctatgcaacgttatcctacaagtggtatcgagccgtgtctatgcatagatggttgcacgagtagaacacaatggttttgtgggcgttgatgctcttgttgtctttagtttgagtactttgcatctttgtggcatagtgggatgaagcggctcgggctaactttacatgaccgcgttcatgagacttgctcctcgttcgacatgcaacttgtattgcataagaggctttgcgggtgtctgtctctcctactatagtgaagattcaacttactcttctattgacaacactagtatcaccgttgtggttcatgttcgtaggtagattagatcttactcgaaaaccctaaaccacgtaaaatatgcaaaccaaattagagacgtctaacttgtttttgcagggtttggtgatgtgatatggccataatgtgatgatgaatatgtatgagatgatcattattgtattgtggcaaccggcaggagccttatggttgtctttaaatttcatgttgagtagtatttcaaagtagttgtaatagttgctacatgaggtgaacaaccatgaagacggcgccatgaaccttgacgctacgccgacgatgatggagatcatgcccgttgatgatggagatcatgtccgtgctttggagatgaagatcgaaggcacaaagacaaaagggccatatcatatcacatatgaactgcatgtgatgttaatccttttatgcatcttattttgcttagatcgcgacggtagcattataagatgatccctcacattaatatcaagataataaagtgttctcccctcgtatgcaccgttgtcaaagttcgtcgtttcgaagcatctcgtgatgatcggatgtgatagattcaacgttcatatacaacgggtgtaagccatgttgcacacgcggaatacttgggtttgcttgacgagcctagcatgtacagacatggcctcgggacaacggaaaccgaaaggttgaacacaagtcatatggatgatatgatcaacatgttgatgttcaccattgaagctacatcatctcacgtgatgatcggttttggtgtagtggatttggatcgtgtaccacttaacaactatgagggatgttttattaagtgggagttcattagtaataagattagaacatgaactaattatcataaacatagtctgagtagtattttgaattatttttttgtagtattggcatccgttttctactatgcgctagtcttataattgagatagaaatactgttaaaatctgactagaaactttacggattggtaccgtattgttaatgaatcaagaaatgattaagtcctattgcaaacttttagtaaacctcgatTCAAAAAGCTatgatttcaattagtacctaaagttatcttgtctccgtgaaacttgaagttcaaatctgtttgaaaaataaggagctgaaaatttagttttcagaa contains:
- the LOC124660354 gene encoding agamous-like MADS-box protein AGL29 produces the protein MVHPRGTPSTGRHRIEMALRVDKNSRQVTFSKRRSGLFKKCSELALLCGTHLAVIVFSEAGNVFALGSPSVDAVLRRYVPLPAGAPVPAAANDAGVDEDDDREALEKMCQAKEATAKQLASQIERMNLIGYKVIEAQGERRFWWEADVEALGEAELPEFARSLERLRDNVRRHADKLPRPAAALVPAQAPAMAAVAPAGDAASYYLAY